One window from the genome of Carassius carassius chromosome 15, fCarCar2.1, whole genome shotgun sequence encodes:
- the il11a gene encoding uncharacterized protein il11a produces MKLLGDSSSSLLLSLLLAQLHLLASAFPAHHRRIQTDFDKLTNQTRHLLKLTQDLLKNPVFATEIDHHRFKSLPAISSRVSDLTTLEFKSTLSQLYADLKSFEHHFEWLNRTTRKQQHSSVPKLTDVISHIRSLINALQRQMTRAEAPRIAVPSPSLPPNPAFHWEVVQSSQELLQQFRLFCDWASRVFLTLKSRLPA; encoded by the exons atgaaat TGCTGGGTGACTCCTCCTCATCGCTGCTCCTCTCGCTGCTGTTGGCTCAACTTCATCTGTTAGCATCTGCCTTCCCTGCCCACCACCGGCGGATCCAGACTGACTTTGACAAGCTGACCAATCAGACCAGACACCTTCTGAAGCTGACTCAGGATCTACTG AAAAACCCAGTGTTTGCCACAGAGATTGATCACCATAGGTTCAAGTCTCTTCCAGCGATCAGCAGCAGAGTCAGTGACCTCACCACTCTGGAG TTCAAGTCTACACTTTCTCAGCTCTATGCAGACTTAAAGTCCTTTGAGCACCATTTCGAGTGGCTGAACAGAACAACACGCAAGCAGCAGCACAGCTCAGTACCAAAGCTGACAGACGTGATCTCCCACATTAGGAGCCTCATAAACGCCTTACAGCGTCAG atgaCCCGAGCAGAGGCTCCCCGGATAgccgttccctctccctctctcccaccTAATCCTGCTTTTCACTGGGAGGTGGTTCAATCCTCTCAGGAACTCCTGCAGCAGTTCAGGCTCTTCTGTGACTGGGCCTCCCGAGTGTTCCTTACCCTCAAATCCAGATTACCAGCATGA